CCCTGGGTGGCGGGACGCCCGCGTCGGCCACCTCGTACTTCGTCGACGGCGCTTGCAACACCAGCGGCACGGGTACGGCCCTCGCCTGCGGCGCATCCGGTCCCTTCCGCACGATCGGCGAAGGGATCGAGGCCATGGCGCCCGGCGACACCCTCAACGTCCGCGGCGCGCACGGCGCCTTCGACGGCGCCTACTTCGAGCAGCTCTCGATCGAGAACGGCTCCGCGCTCCCCGGCCAGGGCCTCGCCTGCACGGCGGGCCAGCCCTGCGTGATCCAGGGCTGTCGCGCGCCGGCGTGCCCTACCGACGAGCAGCCGACGATCCGCGGCATGACGCTGCGAGGCGACTGGGTCGCCCAGGGCGGCGGGGTGTGGCGCCGCACCATGGAAGCCACGCCCGAGGACGACGGGCAGAGCCGCGACGTCTTCGAGCCCAACATGATCATGCAGGCGACGGGCACGCCCATGACCATGCTCGCCTACGCCGGCGACAACGACGCCGCGCCGGCGCCGGGAGAGTGGAGCTACCACCCGGCGACGCACGTCCTGGTCGTGAATCCGCTCGGCGGCGCCAACCCGGCCGCGCAGATCTACGTGCCGCACTTCTCGTACAACGTCCACATCGCCCGGCCCACGCGCTTCCTCACGCTGCAGTACCTGACGTTCGAGGGCACGCGCGGCCGCGGCATCGAGGCGGGGCAGTCGGCCGGACCGGGCAGCGAGACGCCCGGCCTCGTGCTCCGACACCTCGTGCAGCGCTACGTCACGCGGCACTTCATCCTCGGCCACGCGCTTCCCGGAGTGCTGATCGAGGACAACCTCGCCGAGCACGGCTGTCGCGGCTGGAGCTTCGCGAATCCCCAGTCCGACGGATGCTTCGGCTATCGCCTGTTCGACGTTCCAGGCGGCATGGTGCGGCGCAACGTCGTGCGGCACATCGGCGGCGCCGGCCGCCGGCGGTTCTCGGGACAGGGTGGGTGGCCGTGCGACTGGTGCGATCCGCCGTGGAATGACCCGAACCACACCGACGTGTCGGCGTTCGGCGTCGGCATCCAGATCAAGCAGACCGAGGGCGCGACGGTCGAGGACAACGTCACCGACGACCTGGAGGAGATCGGGATCGGCCTCGACGTCTCCCGCAGCGTGGTCGTGCGGCGCAACACCATCACGCGCGTGACGCGCGGGATCGGCATGCGCAACTACACCCCGACGAGCGGCTGTCCCACCACCGATCCATCGGAGTTCTGCTACAACTCCGACCACGTCATCGACGGCAACGTGATCGACGACGTCGGCTTCGGCGGCGACGTCACCCAGTGCGGCATCTTTGTCAACTCGGGCGGGCGCCGCCACGACGGCTCTGTCATGCTGGCGCGGATCACGAACAACCTGATCACGAACTCGCCCACGGCCGGCATCTGCGTCATCAACGAGGAGGACTCGCTGCCGATTCCGGAGCTGACGATCGAGCACAACACCATCCGCTCGTCGCCGCGCGGCCTGATCGTTCGCGATCCGACGCAGAACGTGCGCGTGCAGAGCAACCTCTTCACGCAGGTCGCCGAGGACGCCCTCCTCGTCACGTCCGCAGCGCTCCCCGGCATGCTGCTCGACGGGGACTCGGTCGGGCCGGGCACGAGCTGCCCGGTGCGCTGGCGCGTCCCGACGTTCAACACGGGGATCCCCGACACCGGCGGCACGTGCGACACGCTCGCGGAGTTCGCGGCCGCGAATCCACCCGACGAGGCGTCGGGCCCGGATCCGAACGCCGGCGCCGGCGGCGTGTCGACGACGACCACTTCGACGACGCGGCCGACCACGACCAGCACGTCGTCGACAACGCGACCGACGACCAGCAGCACGTCCACGTCGACGACCACCACGACGAGC
This is a stretch of genomic DNA from Candidatus Eisenbacteria bacterium. It encodes these proteins:
- a CDS encoding right-handed parallel beta-helix repeat-containing protein encodes the protein MVRSVLAVLGTLLALGGGTPASATSYFVDGACNTSGTGTALACGASGPFRTIGEGIEAMAPGDTLNVRGAHGAFDGAYFEQLSIENGSALPGQGLACTAGQPCVIQGCRAPACPTDEQPTIRGMTLRGDWVAQGGGVWRRTMEATPEDDGQSRDVFEPNMIMQATGTPMTMLAYAGDNDAAPAPGEWSYHPATHVLVVNPLGGANPAAQIYVPHFSYNVHIARPTRFLTLQYLTFEGTRGRGIEAGQSAGPGSETPGLVLRHLVQRYVTRHFILGHALPGVLIEDNLAEHGCRGWSFANPQSDGCFGYRLFDVPGGMVRRNVVRHIGGAGRRRFSGQGGWPCDWCDPPWNDPNHTDVSAFGVGIQIKQTEGATVEDNVTDDLEEIGIGLDVSRSVVVRRNTITRVTRGIGMRNYTPTSGCPTTDPSEFCYNSDHVIDGNVIDDVGFGGDVTQCGIFVNSGGRRHDGSVMLARITNNLITNSPTAGICVINEEDSLPIPELTIEHNTIRSSPRGLIVRDPTQNVRVQSNLFTQVAEDALLVTSAALPGMLLDGDSVGPGTSCPVRWRVPTFNTGIPDTGGTCDTLAEFAAANPPDEASGPDPNAGAGGVSTTTTSTTRPTTTSTSSTTRPTTSSTSTSTTTTTSTRPPTTITTSTTRTTTTSTTSTSTRPTTSTTRTTTSTTRPSTTTTRGSTSSTTSSSAPSTTSSSGVPTTGVPTTDTPTSSTTSTTTPDSEQLLTGKNLLLKEGSGKPGARRFRMLSTDQARLTLGDPADIMELVGEGGSLRIVAVGGDGFSAAYRLGAARWHLLKANRPSKGVYYADRYGPITKVQFVVGKRLLVQGKGAELEQSLAVEPSQILVELRIGSRSYCLSFGGDHRQFDAQSKLLRSEAAAPAACPDKAVAGDAP